In the genome of Hymenobacter taeanensis, one region contains:
- a CDS encoding anti-sigma factor — MNIQEYIESGILEEYALGVLDEAERPTVERMAAQHPEIRRELDEITRGLDFYAEAHAVTPPAGMRERVLSGWQQAIQQTPVQPLAAPVMQASAPEPVAAEEVHTGGVVRQMPTEESNTGRTRWLIAASVALLMLSALGNFLLYNRLKETEANLEVAQTEQSRFAATQQAALNERDQQLRVLRNEAFRAVELKGTPKAPDALARVYYNPQSKAVYVDVRNLPALPEGKQYQLWALDNGKPVDAGVLAVATAAGDSIQQMKDIASAQAFAMTVEPVGGSASPTLTTMTVLGNI, encoded by the coding sequence GTGAATATTCAGGAATACATCGAATCTGGAATTCTCGAGGAATACGCCCTGGGTGTATTGGACGAGGCCGAGCGCCCCACGGTGGAGCGTATGGCGGCCCAGCACCCGGAAATTCGTCGGGAGCTGGATGAGATAACGCGCGGTCTGGATTTCTATGCCGAGGCTCACGCCGTTACGCCTCCCGCTGGGATGCGTGAACGGGTGCTGAGCGGCTGGCAACAGGCAATTCAGCAAACTCCGGTGCAGCCTCTGGCCGCCCCGGTTATGCAGGCCTCGGCACCTGAGCCCGTGGCTGCAGAAGAAGTTCATACTGGCGGAGTGGTGCGGCAGATGCCTACTGAAGAAAGCAATACCGGCCGCACACGGTGGCTGATTGCCGCTTCGGTAGCGCTGCTTATGCTGAGCGCCCTGGGGAATTTCCTGCTTTATAACCGGCTCAAGGAAACCGAAGCTAACCTGGAGGTTGCACAAACTGAGCAGTCTCGGTTTGCTGCTACGCAGCAGGCCGCCCTTAATGAGCGCGACCAGCAACTACGGGTATTGCGTAATGAGGCCTTCCGGGCGGTGGAGTTAAAAGGCACGCCTAAAGCGCCCGATGCGCTGGCCCGTGTGTACTACAATCCCCAATCGAAGGCGGTTTACGTAGATGTTCGCAACCTGCCCGCCCTGCCCGAAGGCAAGCAGTACCAACTGTGGGCTCTCGATAACGGGAAGCCTGTAGATGCAGGGGTACTGGCCGTTGCTACCGCAGCCGGCGATAGTATTCAGCAGATGAAGGACATTGCCAGCGCCCAGGCCTTTGCCATGACGGTAGAGCCAGTGGGTGGCAGCGCAAGCCCAACCCTCACCACCATGACCGTGCTTGGCAACATCTAG
- a CDS encoding NAD-dependent succinate-semialdehyde dehydrogenase translates to MAIESFNPYTGRIERRFRAFSWAQTERIVSQAHRAAAEWRTTSFAHRSQLMHRAATLLRERQDELARMMAIEMGKPIVDGRAEVLKCALTCDYYADHAEGFLADEEIKTEAQHSFISHEPIGIVLAVMPWNFPFWQVVRFAAPALMAGNVGLLKHASNVPQCALALEKIFHDAGFPPATFRTLLIGSELVTKLIEDDRVKAVTLTGSEPAGAQVAATAGREIKKTVLELGGSDAFIVLADADLEQAAKTAAQARMINSGQSCIAAKRFIVEKPILKEFISKMKTHLLAFRTGDPLDEATQYGPLARPDLADELTQQVEDSVKQGAKVELFGGQSKPGTALFRPTMLSNVKPGQRAYEEEFFGPVAIILEAKNANDAIRLANDSRFGLGASIWTENPKRGEELARRVEAGAVFVNSLVKSSPEMPFGGVKKSGYGRELSYLGIREFVNQKSIWVAKETKPEPKKKVE, encoded by the coding sequence ATGGCAATCGAGTCGTTTAACCCCTACACCGGCCGCATTGAGCGGCGCTTCCGCGCCTTCAGCTGGGCTCAAACTGAACGTATAGTTAGCCAGGCGCACCGCGCCGCCGCTGAGTGGCGCACCACTTCCTTCGCTCACCGCAGCCAACTCATGCACCGCGCGGCCACGTTGCTGCGGGAGCGGCAAGATGAGCTGGCCCGGATGATGGCCATAGAAATGGGAAAGCCCATTGTAGATGGCCGGGCCGAGGTGCTGAAGTGCGCCCTCACCTGCGACTACTACGCTGACCACGCCGAGGGCTTCCTGGCTGATGAAGAAATCAAGACGGAGGCGCAACACAGCTTTATCTCGCACGAGCCCATCGGGATTGTGTTGGCCGTAATGCCCTGGAACTTTCCGTTCTGGCAGGTGGTGCGCTTTGCCGCCCCCGCCCTCATGGCCGGCAACGTTGGCCTGCTTAAGCACGCCTCCAATGTGCCACAGTGTGCGCTGGCACTGGAAAAAATCTTTCATGATGCAGGATTTCCGCCTGCAACCTTCCGCACGCTGCTCATTGGCTCTGAGCTGGTTACTAAGCTGATTGAAGACGACCGGGTAAAGGCCGTAACCCTGACGGGCTCAGAACCGGCGGGTGCCCAGGTGGCCGCCACCGCCGGCCGCGAAATCAAGAAAACAGTGTTGGAGCTGGGTGGCTCCGATGCCTTTATTGTGCTGGCCGATGCCGACCTGGAACAGGCTGCCAAAACTGCCGCCCAGGCGCGCATGATTAACTCTGGTCAAAGCTGTATTGCCGCCAAGCGCTTCATTGTAGAGAAACCTATACTAAAGGAGTTCATCTCAAAGATGAAAACCCACCTGCTGGCTTTCCGTACCGGCGACCCGCTCGATGAGGCTACCCAGTATGGCCCCCTCGCCCGCCCCGACCTGGCCGATGAGCTAACTCAGCAAGTAGAGGACTCCGTGAAGCAGGGTGCTAAAGTAGAATTGTTTGGAGGCCAGAGCAAACCTGGCACTGCCCTCTTCCGGCCCACAATGCTGAGCAATGTAAAACCCGGGCAGCGCGCCTACGAGGAAGAATTCTTCGGGCCGGTTGCTATTATTCTGGAAGCGAAGAACGCCAACGATGCCATTCGGCTGGCCAATGACTCGCGTTTTGGCCTGGGTGCCTCCATCTGGACGGAAAACCCCAAGCGCGGTGAGGAACTGGCGCGCCGCGTGGAGGCCGGTGCTGTGTTCGTGAATAGCCTGGTGAAGTCGTCGCCGGAAATGCCGTTTGGGGGCGTTAAAAAGTCGGGTTACGGGCGCGAGCTGTCCTACCTGGGCATTCGGGAATTCGTTAACCAAAAGTCAATTTGGGTAGCCAAGGAAACTAAGCCGGAGCCTAAGAAGAAAGTAGAGTAA
- a CDS encoding TIGR04282 family arsenosugar biosynthesis glycosyltransferase, translated as MSADLSNSQISTLTSQQEDLVVFARYPELGKVKTRLAAGVGPERALQVYRELLAHTQAVTKQLPVRKWLWLAEAGLGADRSDPWVGYQRLPQPAGDLGHRMQSAFAHAFAEGATAAVIIGTDCPGLTTEHLQEAYAALRTHDLVLGPATDGGYYLLGMKQVWPVLFQNKQWSTASVRADTLADAQRLGLQVRLLPELQDVDTADDLAAWQVTQKAES; from the coding sequence TTGTCAGCAGACCTCTCCAACTCCCAAATTTCAACGCTTACCTCCCAGCAGGAGGACCTGGTGGTTTTTGCCCGTTACCCGGAGCTGGGCAAAGTAAAAACCCGGCTGGCAGCCGGCGTAGGGCCGGAGCGGGCGTTGCAGGTGTACCGCGAGTTGCTGGCCCACACCCAGGCCGTAACGAAGCAACTGCCGGTCAGGAAGTGGCTGTGGCTGGCTGAAGCAGGTCTGGGTGCTGACCGCTCTGATCCGTGGGTGGGCTACCAGCGGCTACCTCAACCCGCCGGCGACCTGGGTCACCGGATGCAGTCGGCTTTTGCCCACGCGTTTGCTGAGGGCGCAACGGCCGCAGTTATAATCGGTACTGATTGCCCTGGCCTCACCACCGAGCACCTGCAGGAGGCCTACGCCGCCCTGCGCACCCATGATCTGGTGCTGGGCCCCGCCACCGATGGCGGCTACTACCTGCTGGGTATGAAGCAGGTATGGCCAGTCCTGTTTCAAAACAAGCAGTGGAGTACCGCCTCCGTGCGAGCCGATACGCTGGCCGATGCTCAGCGGCTGGGCCTGCAAGTGCGCCTGCTGCCAGAGCTGCAAGACGTAGACACCGCCGACGACCTGGCGGCGTGGCAAGTGACTCAAAAAGCGGAGAGCTGA
- a CDS encoding DUF2809 domain-containing protein: MKSPRLTYLLLSINTIVLGLCSRRYGAWLPGWLAAYAGDTLWALLVFWLLSLGWPRGTAKSRALAALGFSYLIELSQLYHPAWLEAARHSTLGGLLLGHGFLWSDLLCYTVGVLLGYVAGYWLELKALPPIVTR, encoded by the coding sequence GTGAAGAGTCCCCGTCTGACTTACTTGTTGCTCAGCATCAATACTATTGTTCTAGGCCTATGCTCGCGCCGTTATGGGGCTTGGCTACCTGGCTGGCTTGCCGCCTACGCCGGTGACACTCTCTGGGCCCTGCTAGTATTCTGGCTTCTGAGCCTGGGGTGGCCTAGGGGCACAGCCAAATCACGGGCGCTAGCAGCCCTTGGCTTCTCTTATCTGATTGAGCTAAGCCAGCTCTACCACCCAGCCTGGCTAGAAGCTGCCCGCCATAGCACACTAGGTGGCCTACTGCTAGGCCACGGCTTTTTGTGGAGCGACTTACTTTGCTACACTGTGGGCGTACTACTTGGCTATGTAGCAGGCTACTGGTTGGAGCTAAAAGCATTGCCGCCGATAGTGACGCGCTAG
- a CDS encoding cellulose synthase family protein, translated as MLGLELLLVALYGLCLVFILSFSLTQFQLTRLARRAYRQPAALPPPAPTEWPSVTVQLPIYNELYVVERVIDACARLQYPLPLLHLQVLDDSTDETVALAAERVAYHRAQGLRIDHVRRPTREGFKAGALRYGLEKTDGEFIAIFDADFIPEPDFLLRTIPHFQEGRTGVVQTRWGHLNEEYSLLTELQAFGLNAHFYVEQVGRTAGGYFINFNGTGGVWRRTCIEDAGGWQADTLTEDLDLSYRAQLRGWRFKYLPRVVAPAELPAAMDALKSQQFRWTKGAAETARKHLGRVLRSSASIGVKIHATFHLLNSSVFGAILLMAVLSVPLVYVRADLPALRPAFQMASVFLLAFVPLTYYYFTSWQLAAQDRNPTGPGFLLRFLLFLSVMMGLSLHNARAVALGLLGRQSAFIRTPKLGLVRRQGTWQGRRYRTGGLDGLTALEGLLALYFLSGLVAGVYFHDFGLFPFHLMLTLGYGLVFYYSLRHNSQR; from the coding sequence ATGCTTGGTCTGGAACTTCTGCTGGTAGCACTCTATGGCCTCTGCCTGGTGTTCATTTTAAGCTTCAGCCTGACGCAGTTTCAGCTTACCCGGTTGGCCCGCCGCGCTTACCGCCAGCCCGCCGCTTTGCCCCCGCCGGCCCCCACGGAGTGGCCTAGCGTCACGGTTCAGCTCCCCATCTACAATGAGCTGTATGTAGTTGAGCGCGTAATTGATGCCTGTGCCCGTCTCCAGTACCCCTTGCCCCTGCTGCACCTGCAGGTGCTTGATGACTCAACTGACGAAACCGTGGCCCTGGCCGCCGAGCGGGTGGCCTACCACCGTGCTCAAGGCCTGCGCATCGACCATGTGCGGCGCCCCACGCGGGAGGGCTTTAAGGCGGGCGCCCTGCGGTATGGCCTGGAGAAAACCGACGGGGAGTTCATTGCCATTTTTGATGCCGACTTCATACCCGAGCCCGATTTCCTGCTCCGCACCATTCCGCACTTTCAGGAGGGGCGCACGGGCGTGGTACAAACCCGCTGGGGTCACCTCAATGAGGAGTACTCCCTGCTAACTGAGCTGCAGGCCTTTGGCTTGAATGCCCACTTCTACGTGGAGCAGGTGGGCCGCACGGCCGGTGGCTACTTCATTAACTTCAACGGTACCGGTGGGGTCTGGCGGCGCACGTGCATTGAGGATGCCGGGGGCTGGCAGGCCGATACCCTGACCGAGGACCTGGACCTCAGCTACCGGGCCCAGCTGCGGGGCTGGCGCTTCAAGTACCTGCCCCGGGTGGTGGCGCCCGCTGAGCTGCCGGCCGCTATGGATGCCCTTAAGTCGCAGCAGTTTCGCTGGACCAAGGGTGCCGCCGAAACGGCCCGCAAGCACCTGGGCCGGGTACTGCGCTCGTCGGCGTCAATCGGAGTAAAGATTCACGCCACATTTCACCTGCTCAACAGCTCCGTGTTTGGGGCCATTCTGCTAATGGCCGTGCTGAGCGTGCCGCTCGTGTACGTGCGCGCCGACCTGCCCGCCCTGCGGCCGGCGTTCCAGATGGCCTCGGTCTTTCTGCTGGCCTTCGTACCCCTCACCTACTATTATTTTACCTCCTGGCAGCTGGCTGCCCAAGACCGCAACCCTACCGGGCCGGGCTTCTTGCTGCGCTTTCTGTTGTTTTTGTCGGTGATGATGGGTCTCTCCCTGCACAACGCCCGGGCGGTGGCGCTTGGCCTGTTGGGCCGGCAATCAGCCTTCATCCGGACGCCCAAGCTGGGGCTGGTGCGTCGGCAGGGCACCTGGCAGGGCCGCCGTTACCGCACCGGTGGCCTAGACGGCCTCACGGCGCTGGAGGGCTTGCTGGCTCTGTACTTCCTCTCCGGCTTGGTGGCGGGCGTCTACTTCCACGACTTTGGCCTGTTCCCCTTTCACCTCATGCTCACGCTGGGTTACGGGCTGGTGTTTTATTACTCCCTGCGCCACAATTCCCAGCGGTAA
- a CDS encoding oxygenase MpaB family protein, whose translation MEYFVSRGSVVRSIWSKADVVLFIFAGSAAEFALNKAVDWLYFTGRLPADPLARLFSTVEYARQIVFAERAGAERAIDTIAAIHGAVEAKRGMAIPDWAYRDVLYMLISYSIQAFEALERPMTEAEKAEVFDVFSRVGHRMGIRGLPGSFAEWELAREQHLSQHLAHSAFTTDLYKQYRLHLGPVRYRLLLEAQRLVAPLTVRQLLGLSGRSWLRPILPVYRRLQHLAFSRWVRASLLPTAYKAQILALDGDPAMRLVA comes from the coding sequence ATGGAATATTTTGTCTCGCGCGGGTCAGTGGTTCGCTCCATCTGGAGTAAGGCCGATGTAGTGCTGTTCATCTTTGCCGGCTCGGCGGCGGAGTTTGCGCTGAACAAGGCCGTAGACTGGCTTTACTTCACCGGTCGGCTACCCGCCGACCCGCTAGCCCGGCTGTTTTCTACTGTGGAGTATGCTCGCCAGATTGTATTTGCGGAGCGAGCGGGCGCCGAGCGAGCCATTGATACCATTGCTGCTATTCATGGCGCCGTAGAAGCCAAACGAGGCATGGCCATACCCGACTGGGCTTACCGCGACGTGCTGTACATGCTCATATCTTATTCCATTCAGGCCTTTGAAGCGCTTGAGCGCCCCATGACGGAGGCCGAGAAAGCGGAGGTGTTTGATGTATTCTCCCGCGTAGGCCACCGAATGGGCATTAGGGGGTTGCCTGGCAGTTTTGCGGAGTGGGAGCTGGCCCGGGAGCAGCACCTAAGCCAGCACTTAGCGCATAGCGCTTTCACCACCGACTTGTACAAGCAATACCGGCTGCACCTGGGGCCGGTGCGCTACCGGCTGTTGCTGGAAGCGCAGCGGTTAGTAGCTCCGCTCACGGTGCGGCAACTGTTGGGGTTAAGTGGCCGCTCCTGGCTGCGGCCCATACTGCCCGTGTATCGGCGCCTGCAGCACTTGGCGTTCAGCCGCTGGGTGAGGGCCTCTCTACTCCCCACCGCTTATAAAGCCCAGATTCTGGCCCTTGATGGTGACCCAGCCATGCGCTTAGTGGCCTAG
- a CDS encoding heme NO-binding domain-containing protein: MHGLVFTLLKRYVQTQYDHSTWVRLLEAANLTAADFDHKQVYPDEHMYALVGQAAQMTGLSADELHEKFGEYLVPDLMYMYKRLVQPEWKTLDMIEHTENTMHRQVRSEHTENAPPVLEVSRISPTELFIDYKSERRMGALAVGIVRGLATYFEEADQIIVEPTTSENGEQVRIRVRQVPAQS, translated from the coding sequence TTGCACGGACTAGTTTTTACCCTTCTCAAGCGTTACGTTCAAACCCAGTACGACCATAGCACCTGGGTTCGGCTTTTGGAGGCTGCTAACCTTACAGCCGCCGACTTTGATCATAAGCAGGTGTACCCCGATGAGCACATGTATGCGCTCGTAGGCCAGGCCGCCCAAATGACGGGCTTATCGGCAGATGAGCTCCACGAAAAATTCGGGGAGTACCTGGTGCCTGACCTCATGTATATGTATAAGCGGCTGGTACAGCCTGAGTGGAAAACGCTGGACATGATTGAGCACACAGAAAACACTATGCACCGGCAGGTGCGCAGTGAACATACTGAAAACGCTCCGCCCGTATTAGAGGTATCCCGCATTTCGCCCACTGAACTGTTCATCGACTACAAGTCGGAGCGGCGGATGGGGGCCTTAGCTGTGGGAATCGTACGTGGCCTGGCCACTTATTTTGAGGAGGCTGACCAGATTATAGTTGAGCCCACCACCAGTGAAAACGGAGAACAGGTACGTATCCGCGTGCGGCAGGTGCCCGCACAGAGCTAG
- the arsS gene encoding arsenosugar biosynthesis radical SAM (seleno)protein ArsS (Some members of this family are selenoproteins.), with amino-acid sequence MKSLHARQAPLADTGYQLAVLSQAEAAGAHFPAFAHKLRESGLLPLRPTGLAVMQINVGKMCNQTCRHCHVDAGPDRTEIMTRETMQLCLDALAQTDIPVVDLTGGAPEMNPDFRWLVEQISALGRETIVRCNLTIIVANKKYHDLPEFFAQHRVRVVSSLPHFSAGRTDAQRGEGVFERSIRALKMLNAVGYGVEGSGLSLDLVYNPAGAFMPGSQASLEREFKQRLGREYGIVFNSLLTITNLPVSRFMEYLLETGNYESYMEKLIAAYNPVAAANVMCRSTLSIGWDGQLYDCDFNQQLDLLVASTAPQHIRDFNEAALSERSIVINQHCYGCTAGAGSSCGGATT; translated from the coding sequence ATGAAATCACTCCACGCTCGGCAAGCTCCCCTCGCCGATACGGGCTATCAGCTGGCTGTGCTGTCTCAGGCTGAGGCCGCCGGGGCCCACTTTCCAGCTTTTGCACATAAGTTGCGTGAAAGTGGGCTCCTGCCTCTGCGCCCTACTGGCTTGGCGGTCATGCAAATCAATGTGGGCAAGATGTGCAACCAAACCTGCCGCCACTGCCACGTAGATGCTGGCCCCGACCGGACGGAAATCATGACGCGCGAGACCATGCAGCTCTGCCTGGATGCGCTGGCCCAAACGGATATTCCGGTAGTTGACCTAACCGGGGGTGCCCCTGAAATGAACCCCGATTTCCGGTGGCTGGTGGAACAGATTTCGGCTCTGGGCCGGGAGACCATCGTGCGCTGCAACCTCACCATCATTGTAGCCAACAAGAAGTACCACGACCTGCCTGAGTTCTTTGCCCAACACCGGGTACGAGTAGTTTCATCATTGCCGCACTTCTCAGCGGGCCGTACCGATGCCCAACGGGGTGAAGGCGTGTTTGAGCGCTCTATCAGGGCACTGAAAATGCTGAATGCCGTGGGCTACGGAGTAGAAGGATCAGGCCTGTCGCTGGATTTGGTGTATAATCCGGCCGGGGCGTTTATGCCGGGTAGTCAGGCCAGCTTAGAGCGCGAGTTTAAGCAGCGCCTGGGCAGGGAGTATGGGATTGTGTTTAATAGCTTGCTTACCATCACCAACTTACCGGTTAGCCGGTTCATGGAGTATTTGCTGGAAACCGGCAACTACGAGAGCTACATGGAGAAGCTCATTGCGGCCTATAACCCCGTAGCGGCGGCCAACGTGATGTGCCGGAGCACACTCAGCATTGGGTGGGACGGGCAGCTGTACGACTGCGACTTTAACCAGCAGCTTGACTTGCTGGTGGCTTCTACCGCTCCTCAGCACATCCGCGACTTCAACGAAGCTGCCCTGAGTGAGCGAAGCATTGTCATCAACCAGCACTGCTACGGCTGCACGGCGGGAGCCGGCTCCAGTTGTGGCGGGGCTACAACCTAG
- a CDS encoding arsenosugar biosynthesis-associated peroxidase-like protein, with product MEKSTYYNPADLAKFGNITEWQSEMGNKFFSYYAEVFKDGALSEREKALIALAVAHAVQCPYCIDAYTTDSLQKGADEAQMMEAVHVAAAIKGGAALVHGVQMMNKAKELSM from the coding sequence ATGGAAAAAAGCACGTATTACAACCCCGCCGACCTGGCCAAATTTGGCAACATCACGGAGTGGCAGTCTGAAATGGGCAATAAGTTTTTTTCTTACTACGCTGAGGTGTTCAAAGATGGTGCTCTCTCTGAGCGAGAGAAAGCCCTGATTGCCCTGGCCGTGGCCCACGCCGTGCAATGCCCTTATTGCATTGATGCCTACACGACCGACTCGCTCCAGAAAGGGGCCGACGAAGCCCAGATGATGGAAGCAGTACATGTGGCGGCAGCTATTAAAGGCGGCGCCGCATTGGTTCATGGCGTGCAGATGATGAACAAAGCCAAGGAACTATCCATGTAA
- a CDS encoding glycosyltransferase 87 family protein, which produces MPQSTGLRPVHGLLLLVSAVAYAALAYTVPRQHFWLLLGWMVVAFSAYAALWYSRLPLKAGLVAALLLRLLWLPTLPPFSDDYHRFRWDGLLVAAGVNPYQFRPDEFTLPGNPAPIQAKTGLADTLSPVPPSSQHLLSAAAQNELAAEYPLLNSPHYNSVYPPVCQAVFAAAVRVFPMSAVGFTLLLRLVLLLAELVTAGLLWRLLPAFGQDGRRALLYLLNPLVVVELTGNLHFEALVVCLLLLMLWLLWRGRVVLAGTALGLAVATKFLPLLVLPLLVRRLGWQRWLLFSVVTGVTLLAVFVPFLSWELFTNIGKSLNLYFRSFEFNASFYYLLRPVGQWLTGYNEIARIGPALALITAVSGLLLAAREPQRTWPMLPRTLLLLLTLYYLLATTVHPWYITPLVALSVFSSYRYALAWSGMAVLSYAAYQTSAYTENLWLVGLEYTVVLGLLLWELTRPAPKSAADLRR; this is translated from the coding sequence ATGCCTCAATCTACTGGCCTACGCCCCGTTCATGGGCTGCTCCTGCTGGTTAGTGCAGTGGCCTACGCGGCCCTGGCTTATACCGTGCCGCGCCAACACTTCTGGCTTCTGCTGGGTTGGATGGTTGTGGCCTTTAGCGCGTACGCAGCACTGTGGTACTCGCGGCTCCCACTGAAAGCCGGTCTGGTGGCGGCCCTGCTCCTACGCCTGCTCTGGCTGCCTACCCTGCCCCCTTTCTCCGATGACTACCACCGCTTCCGCTGGGATGGGTTACTAGTTGCGGCTGGCGTTAATCCCTACCAGTTCCGGCCCGATGAGTTTACGCTTCCCGGCAACCCGGCCCCGATCCAGGCAAAAACTGGCCTAGCCGACACACTCAGCCCTGTGCCGCCCTCGTCGCAACACTTGCTTTCCGCGGCAGCACAAAATGAGTTGGCCGCAGAATATCCGTTGCTTAACTCGCCACACTATAACTCCGTGTATCCGCCGGTATGCCAGGCGGTATTTGCGGCGGCCGTTCGGGTATTTCCGATGAGTGCCGTGGGGTTTACCTTGCTGCTACGGCTGGTGCTGCTGCTGGCTGAGCTAGTCACGGCGGGGCTGCTTTGGCGGCTGCTTCCAGCATTCGGGCAGGATGGGCGGCGGGCGTTGCTCTATCTGCTGAACCCACTGGTGGTAGTAGAGTTGACCGGCAACCTCCACTTTGAGGCCCTCGTGGTTTGCCTGTTGCTGCTGATGCTGTGGCTGCTCTGGCGCGGCCGCGTGGTGCTGGCTGGCACGGCCCTGGGCCTGGCAGTGGCCACCAAGTTTCTGCCGCTGCTGGTGCTGCCGCTGTTGGTACGCCGGCTGGGCTGGCAGCGGTGGCTGCTGTTTTCCGTGGTTACCGGCGTTACGCTGCTGGCGGTATTCGTGCCGTTCCTGTCGTGGGAGCTGTTCACCAACATTGGCAAAAGCCTCAACCTCTATTTCCGCAGTTTCGAGTTTAATGCCAGCTTCTACTATCTACTACGCCCCGTAGGCCAGTGGCTGACGGGCTACAACGAAATTGCCCGCATCGGCCCGGCACTGGCTCTCATCACGGCAGTGAGCGGACTGCTGCTGGCTGCCCGCGAACCTCAACGTACCTGGCCTATGCTGCCGCGCACCCTGCTGCTGCTGCTCACGTTGTATTACCTACTGGCTACCACTGTGCATCCGTGGTATATTACGCCGCTTGTGGCGCTGAGCGTATTCAGTTCCTACCGCTATGCGTTGGCGTGGTCCGGCATGGCTGTTCTTTCTTACGCCGCGTACCAAACCTCGGCATACACCGAAAACCTGTGGCTGGTGGGGCTGGAATATACTGTGGTGCTGGGGTTACTGCTCTGGGAACTGACGAGGCCAGCACCTAAGTCAGCGGCCGACCTACGGCGGTAG
- a CDS encoding rhodanese-like domain-containing protein, whose translation MLQATTLGLRNGRIVLGVLLWLVASTSACSQAPQTPDNHAMTAYDRMLSLLYKQTVPTIQPAQLAETLRQNPNGVVLLDTRSPEEYQVSHLRGARFVNYDAFQTATFQDVPRNLPVVVYCTVGARSEQVGARLRSLGFQHVSNLYGGIFQWVNEGHAVYNQAGPTPKVHPYSALWRPWLKRGEAAYK comes from the coding sequence GTGCTACAAGCAACAACATTGGGCCTGCGTAACGGCCGCATAGTGCTGGGTGTGCTGCTGTGGCTGGTGGCCAGCACCAGCGCCTGCAGCCAAGCCCCGCAAACCCCCGATAACCATGCCATGACGGCCTATGACCGTATGCTTAGCCTGCTGTATAAGCAAACTGTGCCTACCATTCAGCCGGCGCAGCTTGCCGAAACCCTGCGCCAGAACCCCAATGGTGTAGTGCTGCTTGATACCCGCAGCCCCGAGGAATACCAGGTAAGCCACTTACGCGGCGCCCGGTTTGTGAACTACGATGCCTTTCAAACCGCCACTTTTCAGGATGTGCCGCGCAACCTACCGGTAGTAGTGTATTGCACGGTGGGTGCGCGCAGTGAGCAGGTCGGAGCCCGCCTCCGGAGCTTAGGCTTTCAACACGTGAGCAACCTCTACGGCGGTATTTTTCAGTGGGTAAACGAAGGCCATGCCGTATACAACCAAGCAGGCCCGACCCCAAAGGTCCACCCGTATTCGGCTCTGTGGCGGCCCTGGCTTAAACGTGGCGAGGCAGCATATAAATAA
- a CDS encoding RNA polymerase sigma factor — MSATTPESAALATEELLVQRLRDRDEAAMTIFYDKYSAALYGVIFRIVKKEEIAEDVLQEAMVKIWHSFPSYDADKGRLFTWVMNVCRNLAIDKIRSRQYRVSSRTQPIEDSAALREAAEPTFRPEHIGLQEMTRQLNPEQRQIVDLLYFGGFTQSEVAEELSLPLGTVKTRARAAIKVLSKLIR; from the coding sequence GTGTCTGCTACTACACCAGAGTCTGCCGCTCTCGCAACCGAAGAACTGCTCGTGCAGCGTCTGCGCGACCGTGACGAGGCGGCCATGACCATCTTTTACGACAAGTATTCGGCTGCTCTTTACGGTGTGATCTTTCGCATTGTCAAGAAAGAAGAAATTGCTGAGGACGTTTTGCAGGAAGCCATGGTAAAAATCTGGCATTCGTTTCCGTCCTACGATGCCGATAAAGGCCGTTTATTCACTTGGGTGATGAATGTGTGCCGAAATTTAGCCATCGACAAAATCCGGTCCCGACAGTACCGCGTAAGTAGTCGTACGCAGCCCATCGAAGATAGTGCAGCGCTGCGCGAGGCCGCCGAACCCACGTTCCGGCCTGAGCACATTGGCCTGCAGGAGATGACGCGCCAGCTGAACCCGGAACAGCGGCAAATCGTTGACCTGCTTTATTTCGGCGGATTTACGCAAAGCGAAGTGGCAGAAGAACTCAGTCTTCCGCTTGGCACGGTAAAGACCCGTGCCAGAGCGGCTATTAAGGTCCTTTCTAAATTGATTCGATAA